DNA sequence from the Halanaerobiales bacterium genome:
TCTGTTCAAAAGAAATCGCTGATGAAGTAGAATCTGCTGTTTCAGAAATAGAGGCAGAAGAGGTCTATCAGGAGGAAAAAAAGACTAAACATAATATTAGAGCCTTAGTAAATTGTATTCAAGAAAAGGTAAGTGAAGAAGCCAAACCATATGTTCATTTTACCACAACTTCTTTTGATATAGTCGATACAGCTAATGTTTTACGTTTAAAAGAAGCAACCAATGGACTGCTTTTACCAACCTTAAAAAGTCTTGAAAAGAAGTTGATTGAAATTGCAGAAAGAGAAAAAGAAACTGTGCAAATCGGAAGAACCCATGGCCAGGCTGCAGTCCCTATTACTTTTGGATTTACTATAGCTGAATATGTGAGTAGATTAGGAGAGAGAATAGAAGCTATTGCTAATTCTGCAACTAAATTAAGAGGGAAAATTTCAGGAGCAGTTGGAGCTTATAATGCCAGTTCTCTCTTTTTTGATGACCCGGAAGATTTTGAAAAACAGGTTCTTTCTCACCTTGGTTTAAAAGCAGGAGAGTATTCAACTCAGATTATAATGCCAGAAAGTGTTACTGATTATGTTCACACCTTAATTTCTACGTTTGGAGTACTTGCAAATTTCAGTGATGATATGCGTCATTTACAGAGAAGTGAAATAGGAGAAGTTGGTGAACATTTTTCCAAAGATCAGGTTGGTTCTTCTACAATGCCTCATAAAAGAAATCCAATTAATTATGAAAATGTAAAAAGTATGTGGAAAAAATTCATGCCACAGATGGTCACCTTATATCAGGATCAAATTTCTGAACATCAACGTGATTTGAGTAATTCTGCTTCTTCTCGATTTATTCCAGAAGTAATTGTTGCTTTAATGTTGTCAACAAATAGGCTGATAAGGGTAACGGAAAAATTGGTGGTTGATCAAAAAAATATTGCTGAAAATTTTGCTAAATATAAAGAAATGGTAGTAGCAGAACCACTATATATTTTGTTAGCATCTTATGGACATCCTGATGCTCATGAAGCTGTTAGAAAGTTGACTCTTAAAGCTGAGGAAAGTGGAAAACCTTTGAGAAAATTAGTAAAAGAGGAAGAAAGTTTAAAAAGATATTTAGATAAATTTAATGATAAACAGTGGGAACTTTTATTAAATCCAGAGAAATATATTGGAATAGCAGTAGAAAAAACTGAAAAGATAACTACTAAGTGGAGTGGTAAATTAAATTTATAAGAGGAGGGTATTTTAATGAAAAAGGTGAAAATGATTTATGAGGGAAAAGCAAAAAAATTATATAAAACTTATAAAGATGATCAATTGATTTGTGAATTTAAAGATGATGCTACTGCTTTTGATGGCGAAAAAACAGGTCAGATTAAGAAAAAGGGAGAAATGAATGCTGAATTAACAAAAATATTCTTTGAAATGCTTGAAGAAAAAGGTATATCCACTCATTTAATCAAAAAAATTAATAAAACTGATTTGCTTATTAAAAATTTAGAAATAATTCCTGTAGAAGTAGTTATGCGCAATAAAGCTGCTGGAAGCCTTGCTGAAAGACTGGGAAAAGAAGAAGGTAGTAAAATGGCTGAACCTATTTTAGAATTTTATTATAAAAGTGATGAATTGGGAGATCCAATGTTAAATAAAAATCATATTTTTGCAGAAAATCTTGCTACTGAAGAAGAAATAACTAAAATTAGTGAATTAGCTTATAAAATAAATAAACATCTAAAAGAATATTTAGCTGCTAAAAATATTGATTTAATTGATTTTAAGTTAGAATTTGGCAAAGATGAAAAAGGAAAAATATACCTTGCTGATGAAATTACACCAGATACCTGTCGTCTCTGGGATATTGAAACTCAAAAAAGACTTGATAAAGATCGTTTTCGTAGAGATCTAGGTGAAGTAGAAGAAGCCTATCAGGAAATCATGAAAAGAATTAAAGGATAGTTAATATCTGCCTTCTTAAATGAGAGGGCAGATTTCGTATTTTAATAAAAATTAAAAGGAGAGATATAGATGAAGTGGGAG
Encoded proteins:
- the purB gene encoding adenylosuccinate lyase, which gives rise to MERNIFENISPLDHRYSLRDDEFDAYQDYFSEEAKVKYQAKVEEVLVRTLAERGICSKEIADEVESAVSEIEAEEVYQEEKKTKHNIRALVNCIQEKVSEEAKPYVHFTTTSFDIVDTANVLRLKEATNGLLLPTLKSLEKKLIEIAEREKETVQIGRTHGQAAVPITFGFTIAEYVSRLGERIEAIANSATKLRGKISGAVGAYNASSLFFDDPEDFEKQVLSHLGLKAGEYSTQIIMPESVTDYVHTLISTFGVLANFSDDMRHLQRSEIGEVGEHFSKDQVGSSTMPHKRNPINYENVKSMWKKFMPQMVTLYQDQISEHQRDLSNSASSRFIPEVIVALMLSTNRLIRVTEKLVVDQKNIAENFAKYKEMVVAEPLYILLASYGHPDAHEAVRKLTLKAEESGKPLRKLVKEEESLKRYLDKFNDKQWELLLNPEKYIGIAVEKTEKITTKWSGKLNL
- the purC gene encoding phosphoribosylaminoimidazolesuccinocarboxamide synthase; the protein is MKKVKMIYEGKAKKLYKTYKDDQLICEFKDDATAFDGEKTGQIKKKGEMNAELTKIFFEMLEEKGISTHLIKKINKTDLLIKNLEIIPVEVVMRNKAAGSLAERLGKEEGSKMAEPILEFYYKSDELGDPMLNKNHIFAENLATEEEITKISELAYKINKHLKEYLAAKNIDLIDFKLEFGKDEKGKIYLADEITPDTCRLWDIETQKRLDKDRFRRDLGEVEEAYQEIMKRIKG